A single genomic interval of Legionella israelensis harbors:
- a CDS encoding VOC family protein — translation MQKITPHLWFDKEAKEAVQFYTSIFSHSRIVNITTIHEVPTPTGDCDMVSFELSGHPFMAINAGPLFKFNPSISFIVNFDPAKDRNAIKKLDVLWEQLAQGGTALMPLDKYSFSERYGWIQDKYGLSWQLIFTDPKGAERPAIIPSLLFVEDVAGQAEEAVNFYVSVFKNSKRGFIHRYNKGQDPEKEGTIMFTDFMLDGQWFAAMDSAREHQFTFNEAISLLIPCETQKDIDYYWEKLSADPKAEQCGWLKDKYGLSWQVWPTMMGEMMMKGTPEQIARVTQAFLPMKKFDIAALQRAYHGNK, via the coding sequence ATGCAAAAAATTACTCCGCATTTATGGTTCGACAAGGAAGCGAAAGAAGCTGTCCAGTTTTACACTTCCATATTTTCGCATTCCAGGATCGTAAATATAACAACAATCCATGAAGTTCCAACCCCAACAGGGGATTGCGATATGGTTTCTTTTGAACTTTCTGGTCATCCCTTTATGGCCATTAACGCTGGACCGTTATTCAAATTCAATCCATCCATATCGTTTATCGTGAATTTTGATCCTGCAAAAGACAGGAATGCAATAAAAAAACTTGATGTGCTATGGGAACAACTCGCTCAAGGCGGCACGGCGCTTATGCCTCTGGATAAGTATTCTTTCAGCGAACGCTATGGCTGGATACAGGACAAATACGGGCTTTCATGGCAGCTGATCTTTACGGATCCCAAAGGAGCAGAAAGACCAGCGATCATTCCCTCATTGTTGTTTGTGGAAGATGTTGCAGGACAAGCAGAGGAGGCTGTCAATTTTTATGTGTCAGTGTTCAAAAATTCAAAGCGAGGCTTCATACATCGTTATAATAAAGGCCAGGATCCGGAGAAGGAAGGTACTATAATGTTTACTGATTTTATGCTCGATGGCCAATGGTTTGCGGCGATGGACAGTGCTCGGGAGCACCAGTTTACTTTTAATGAAGCCATATCTCTTTTAATACCCTGTGAGACACAAAAAGACATAGACTATTATTGGGAAAAACTCTCTGCTGATCCGAAGGCTGAGCAATGCGGGTGGCTTAAAGATAAGTACGGTCTTTCATGGCAAGTCTGGCCAACGATGATGGGTGAAATGATGATGAAAGGCACACCTGAGCAAATCGCTCGTGTGACTCAAGCCTTTCTTCCAATGAAAAAATTTGACATTGCAGCTCTTCAGCGAGCCTACCATGGAAATAAATAA
- a CDS encoding manganese efflux pump MntP family protein: MQLYINLFEPIILGLVLSADSFSAAVAMGFRPHKFSDSLKFAASSGGAETILTLLGAMAGEKIVSQFSPIDHWIAFILLFSVSAHMVYEGFLELRNKSSHIETIAFHGFAKVLIVSLATSIDALAVGVSLGVSNKPLLAYLLSIGGFAFASVIVGMALARKMPKHLSVVFNLVGAFIIFILACDMLGFIIK; this comes from the coding sequence GTGCAGTTATACATCAATCTATTTGAACCAATAATTTTAGGATTAGTTCTCAGTGCAGATTCATTTTCAGCGGCCGTAGCTATGGGTTTCAGACCGCATAAGTTCAGCGATTCTTTAAAGTTCGCAGCTTCTTCAGGTGGTGCAGAAACTATTTTAACTTTATTAGGGGCTATGGCTGGGGAAAAAATTGTTTCTCAATTTAGTCCCATTGATCATTGGATTGCTTTTATTTTACTTTTTTCCGTCTCAGCTCATATGGTCTATGAAGGATTTTTAGAATTGAGAAACAAAAGCAGTCATATTGAAACTATAGCATTTCACGGATTTGCAAAAGTCTTAATTGTTTCATTAGCAACAAGTATTGATGCGCTTGCCGTAGGTGTCAGTCTGGGAGTTTCCAACAAGCCTTTATTAGCTTACCTGCTTTCTATTGGAGGCTTTGCTTTCGCATCCGTTATTGTTGGAATGGCTCTTGCCAGAAAAATGCCTAAACATTTATCTGTCGTATTTAATCTGGTTGGGGCATTCATTATTTTTATCCTTGCTTGCGATATGTTGGGATTCATCATCAAATGA
- a CDS encoding amino acid permease has translation MHVTNPIRPKQIRDGGFNRSLKDRHIQLIALGGIIGSGYFLGTGEMIHLVGPAVFLAYILGGIIIYLTMLCLGELAVAIPVSGSFVAYSSDFIAPEVACGVGWSYWLSWVAYIPAECVAGGIIMEMFTGINGYIWAVVFGMLITYFNLAKVEAFGEIEFWLALIKIVALLGFVILSILIFFGLIHGNQPHQPIGLNFLFHKGGLLPNGSMALLTGMVLLLVNYQGSEIIGLAAGESRNPERVIPNAIRNVTLRIIFIYVIPVFFLVLIFPWQKANLNNSVFADALNFYGLKWAGTITSFVTLTATLSCANSGLYGTVRSLNALAREGMAPESLAKFNHLGIPKNAVFFTLAAVWTLLAFGYFFGQSKLYIALLLLSGFTGMLCWISLCWAQINFRKRLKIQGYSVADLKFAAPGSPYTAMLAIGLMLASLILLLFNNDSIFIVSFAIGLISFIVPFLVYKFFNLAQRRQHIIERQQRIKFEDLFPERTSSLYSTKPIDLNRTQEECTSLDRV, from the coding sequence GTGCATGTAACCAACCCTATAAGACCAAAGCAAATCCGTGATGGTGGTTTTAACCGATCTTTAAAAGACAGGCATATCCAATTAATAGCCTTAGGTGGAATAATAGGTTCTGGCTATTTTCTTGGAACAGGTGAGATGATTCATTTAGTTGGTCCTGCTGTGTTTTTGGCCTACATACTTGGGGGGATAATCATTTATTTAACCATGCTATGTTTGGGTGAGCTGGCGGTAGCCATACCCGTTTCCGGATCATTTGTTGCCTATAGTTCAGATTTTATTGCCCCTGAGGTAGCCTGCGGTGTGGGCTGGTCATATTGGTTAAGCTGGGTGGCTTATATTCCCGCTGAATGTGTCGCAGGTGGCATTATAATGGAAATGTTCACGGGTATAAATGGTTATATTTGGGCCGTTGTATTTGGCATGTTAATAACCTATTTCAATTTGGCTAAAGTTGAAGCCTTCGGAGAGATAGAGTTTTGGCTTGCATTGATAAAAATTGTTGCATTACTGGGGTTTGTTATTCTATCAATCTTGATATTCTTCGGTTTAATACATGGAAATCAGCCCCATCAACCTATAGGCTTAAACTTTTTATTTCATAAAGGGGGACTTTTGCCTAATGGCTCCATGGCATTGCTTACCGGTATGGTTTTATTACTGGTGAATTATCAAGGCTCTGAAATCATCGGCCTTGCTGCAGGGGAGTCTAGAAATCCTGAACGTGTGATACCTAATGCCATTCGTAATGTCACTTTACGAATTATTTTTATTTATGTCATTCCCGTATTTTTCTTAGTGCTTATATTTCCATGGCAAAAAGCTAATTTGAATAACTCCGTTTTTGCCGATGCACTGAATTTTTATGGTCTAAAATGGGCTGGAACCATCACAAGTTTTGTGACCCTGACGGCTACTCTCTCATGTGCCAATTCCGGACTATATGGTACAGTTCGTTCTTTAAATGCATTAGCTAGAGAAGGGATGGCTCCGGAATCATTGGCTAAATTTAACCATTTAGGCATCCCCAAAAATGCCGTATTTTTTACCTTGGCAGCCGTTTGGACTTTATTGGCATTTGGTTATTTTTTTGGACAGAGCAAACTTTATATCGCATTATTACTTTTATCAGGGTTTACGGGAATGTTATGTTGGATTTCTCTTTGTTGGGCACAAATTAACTTCCGCAAGAGGCTCAAAATTCAAGGTTATTCGGTGGCTGATTTGAAGTTTGCGGCACCAGGTTCTCCATATACAGCCATGTTAGCTATTGGTTTAATGCTGGCTTCGTTAATTTTGTTGCTTTTTAATAATGATTCAATCTTTATCGTTTCCTTTGCAATAGGATTAATTAGTTTTATCGTGCCTTTTTTAGTCTATAAATTTTTCAATCTTGCCCAACGTCGCCAACACATCATAGAAAGACAACAGCGGATTAAATTTGAAGATCTTTTCCCGGAAAGAACTTCTTCTTTATATTCAACGAAGCCTATTGATCTTAATCGTACACAAGAAGAATGTACCTCGCTCGATAGGGTATAA
- a CDS encoding cation:proton antiporter, whose translation MVFTVLAAIMCLALASAIKLWANKWFISYPVIMTLAGFLSSEVLVALGVDTGLRYYHVDWLISAFLVPTIIFNTALSFNEQSLYKDKIYFIYLITGTYGLTILIATILLYFSMNHPSGFPWFAALLTGCILAATNTRVISDLLKNSGISMRLLSLLKGESLINSVLSLSIVSFLLSRLTPQTEAHYHLWLTQLFITFIVPVITGIGLGVFAKRLLSKNKDAIASILFLVSCVYGLYFINSILFSASGSIAVFVFGLFSKPFVEKNLVIKQYWLANSFLATLLMFFILGMTVTVTMFSERWLAMIIGIAAILMSRFLSLTAGFSLISKKTTQQVITLKEQLLLSASGTCGALAIALAFMLPETLDYWWTIQSIVFGVVLFSIFVQAPLAAYWQKTRLNDSSSCEKSP comes from the coding sequence ATGGTGTTCACTGTCCTTGCTGCGATTATGTGTCTTGCCTTAGCCTCTGCAATTAAATTATGGGCAAACAAGTGGTTCATTTCCTATCCAGTGATCATGACGCTGGCTGGTTTTTTATCTTCCGAGGTTCTGGTGGCCCTTGGCGTTGATACGGGGCTTCGTTATTATCATGTTGACTGGCTTATCAGCGCCTTTCTGGTTCCTACGATTATTTTTAATACGGCGCTCTCATTCAACGAACAATCCTTGTATAAGGATAAAATTTATTTTATTTACCTTATTACAGGCACTTATGGTTTAACCATTCTCATTGCTACAATACTCCTGTATTTTTCCATGAACCACCCAAGCGGATTTCCGTGGTTTGCCGCTCTTTTAACCGGTTGTATATTGGCTGCGACAAATACGCGTGTTATCAGCGACTTATTAAAAAATTCCGGCATATCCATGAGGCTCTTATCTTTATTAAAAGGTGAAAGCCTAATCAACAGCGTATTGTCTTTGAGTATTGTCAGTTTTTTATTAAGCAGGCTTACGCCTCAAACTGAAGCACATTACCACTTATGGCTTACTCAATTATTCATTACGTTTATTGTACCAGTAATTACTGGCATTGGCCTGGGTGTTTTTGCAAAACGCTTGCTGTCAAAAAATAAGGATGCTATTGCATCAATATTATTTCTCGTGAGCTGCGTCTATGGGCTGTATTTTATCAATAGTATTCTGTTTTCCGCCTCAGGAAGCATCGCTGTTTTTGTTTTTGGATTATTTAGCAAGCCATTCGTAGAAAAAAATCTTGTCATTAAACAATATTGGCTTGCCAATTCTTTTTTGGCCACGCTTTTAATGTTTTTTATCCTGGGCATGACCGTAACTGTGACCATGTTTTCTGAGCGATGGCTTGCGATGATTATTGGTATTGCTGCCATTTTGATGAGCCGTTTTCTCAGTTTAACCGCAGGATTTTCTCTTATCTCTAAAAAAACCACACAACAAGTGATAACTCTTAAAGAGCAGTTATTGCTCAGTGCTAGTGGAACATGCGGGGCACTCGCCATCGCACTTGCCTTTATGCTGCCTGAAACCCTTGATTACTGGTGGACTATTCAATCCATTGTCTTTGGCGTGGTTTTATTTTCAATTTTTGTGCAGGCACCGCTGGCTGCTTACTGGCAAAAAACGAGGTTAAACGACAGTTCGTCTTGTGAAAAATCCCCCTGA
- a CDS encoding transporter substrate-binding domain-containing protein: MKGIGALFLGLFFWLNFTNGHAGIKVGTVMFYPPFVTSANQGFDIEFIQLLCQRLQQDCKFVSMDFYQLFTSLKSGEIDIAVGGITTFPSKRGYIFSLPYLLSQAVFLVNAGSDIKSINDLMGKKIGVMKEKDNGGGVFYDYLMKHYSGEFQIILYNNMEDQITALSEGSIDAAFTHGSTAIYWEQNGSGRFKMLNKPVPIGNGIGIMSVSSNQALINEFNEEIMKLEKTPEYVNLYMSYFGDE, encoded by the coding sequence ATGAAAGGAATAGGCGCTCTTTTTCTAGGTTTGTTTTTTTGGTTGAATTTCACTAATGGACATGCTGGTATTAAAGTTGGTACAGTGATGTTTTACCCTCCCTTTGTTACGTCCGCTAACCAAGGTTTTGATATTGAATTTATACAGTTGCTGTGTCAGCGTCTTCAGCAGGACTGTAAATTTGTTTCCATGGATTTTTATCAACTGTTTACGTCTTTAAAAAGTGGTGAAATAGATATTGCCGTTGGAGGCATTACCACTTTTCCAAGCAAAAGAGGCTATATTTTTAGTCTTCCTTATTTGTTAAGCCAGGCAGTATTTTTGGTTAATGCCGGTAGCGATATTAAATCAATTAATGACTTGATGGGAAAAAAAATAGGTGTGATGAAAGAAAAAGATAATGGAGGAGGTGTTTTTTACGATTATTTAATGAAGCACTATTCTGGAGAGTTTCAGATTATTCTATATAATAATATGGAGGATCAGATCACAGCTTTAAGTGAAGGCAGTATTGATGCTGCTTTTACACATGGGTCCACAGCCATTTACTGGGAGCAAAACGGCAGCGGACGTTTTAAAATGTTGAATAAACCTGTACCTATAGGCAACGGAATTGGAATCATGTCCGTTTCCAGCAACCAAGCTTTAATAAATGAATTCAATGAAGAAATTATGAAATTAGAAAAGACGCCTGAATATGTGAATTTGTATATGAGCTATTTTGGAGATGAATAA
- a CDS encoding serine hydrolase domain-containing protein: MIFIPSKTASVVKRLVFSIIHIKMNAKKLHYFIGSLLFLASCMLQAMMTDSISKPTFSVIAIKKAPDNLLGNDISFAQYQIVNNTKITRILTMVPIPGVTQLLGPNLCGNPFILAPQASCLLNLQLNASLMTSIHSGPVICKTKGSGDNGPSPFLCSQPSFQDQLNVEVSPCLPGKCLPSTIASQLRIITNQFRQQYAIPGIVSGIWIGGRGQLIIENGFADLARLIPINRSDHFRIGSITKSFTVTVMLQLIEQGLLQLSAPLSHFLPGIQNGNATMKQLANMRSGIFNYTEDPDFVNEFFNDLTRVWSPLELISIANDNLPYFPAGTNWHYSNTNTVILGVIIERLTHQLIANEITQRLLIPLRLSNTFYPYTLPIPEPFAHGYGLSPLQDLTNTSPTGAAASGAMISRLDDLHAWGIALGKGQLLSAGMQKIRIASLMPVVFSPCADTVPGRGPVNCPEYDKYGMGIGEIQGWIGHTGEFVGYTSLVMYHPQTDSTIVILMNIFGQSQHLPTALFKEYLKVLSP; this comes from the coding sequence ATGATTTTTATACCCTCTAAAACTGCCTCTGTGGTTAAAAGACTGGTTTTCTCAATCATTCATATAAAAATGAATGCAAAAAAATTACATTATTTTATTGGCAGCCTTTTATTCCTTGCTTCCTGTATGCTCCAGGCAATGATGACCGACTCAATATCAAAACCAACATTTAGTGTCATTGCAATAAAAAAAGCCCCTGACAATCTATTAGGTAACGATATTAGTTTTGCACAATACCAAATAGTCAATAATACCAAAATAACCAGAATACTCACTATGGTTCCTATACCAGGAGTGACCCAATTATTAGGCCCAAACTTATGCGGTAATCCATTTATATTGGCTCCTCAAGCGTCTTGTCTACTCAATCTGCAATTAAACGCCAGCCTTATGACATCCATACATTCTGGGCCTGTTATTTGTAAAACCAAAGGTTCAGGAGATAATGGTCCAAGTCCTTTTCTTTGTTCACAGCCAAGCTTTCAGGATCAATTGAATGTTGAAGTCAGTCCTTGTTTACCGGGAAAATGCTTACCCAGTACAATAGCATCTCAATTACGTATAATAACGAATCAATTTAGACAGCAATACGCGATACCTGGAATAGTATCTGGAATCTGGATTGGTGGGCGAGGTCAGTTAATTATAGAGAATGGCTTTGCTGATTTAGCGAGGTTAATACCGATAAATCGTTCTGATCATTTTCGAATAGGGAGTATCACCAAATCATTTACTGTAACGGTCATGTTGCAATTAATCGAACAAGGATTGCTTCAGTTATCCGCTCCTTTAAGTCATTTTTTACCAGGTATTCAAAATGGCAATGCAACGATGAAACAACTTGCTAACATGCGAAGTGGTATTTTTAACTATACGGAAGACCCCGATTTTGTGAATGAGTTTTTTAATGATTTAACACGTGTCTGGTCGCCTTTGGAACTGATTTCAATAGCTAATGACAACCTCCCTTATTTTCCGGCGGGAACAAACTGGCATTACTCCAATACAAATACGGTCATTTTAGGCGTCATCATTGAAAGGCTAACCCATCAACTTATTGCGAATGAAATCACTCAACGTTTGCTCATTCCACTTAGACTTTCCAATACCTTTTATCCCTATACCCTTCCGATACCGGAACCTTTTGCTCATGGCTATGGACTTAGCCCACTCCAGGATCTCACTAACACAAGCCCAACAGGGGCTGCAGCTTCAGGCGCTATGATTTCTCGCCTGGATGATTTGCATGCGTGGGGTATTGCATTAGGGAAAGGTCAATTATTGAGTGCAGGAATGCAAAAAATACGGATAGCCAGTCTCATGCCTGTCGTTTTTTCACCCTGTGCTGATACTGTTCCTGGAAGAGGACCAGTTAATTGCCCGGAATATGATAAATATGGTATGGGCATAGGAGAAATCCAAGGCTGGATTGGGCATACGGGTGAGTTTGTAGGATATACCTCATTGGTGATGTACCATCCTCAAACCGATTCAACCATCGTTATTCTTATGAATATATTTGGTCAAAGTCAACATCTTCCTACAGCACTTTTTAAAGAATATTTAAAAGTTTTAAGCCCGTGA
- a CDS encoding bifunctional transcriptional activator/DNA repair enzyme AdaA, with amino-acid sequence MKDNKHAEYYAALINRNADYEGIFYVGVKTTAVFCRPTCSARKPKFDHCEFFSTAQDALLAGYRPCKRCQPLSHPNQVSPLIQTLVKAVEAHPEKRWKDSDFQQLSIDATTARRQFKKRFGMTFVAYARARRLGIAMKQIRDGDSIINTQVSIGYESGSGLRDAFSRLIGTAPSKSGNAFIVYASWLDTKLGPMLAISSDSALYLLEFVDRRGLEREIEHLKRKTKAILLPGKPSPILSIEKELTDYFNGHLKNFKTKVFLSGSAFQQKVWKELRKIPYGETRSYSDIAKSIGQPSAYRAVARANGANPLAIIIPCHRVINENGELGGYGGGIVRKEWFIHLEKSRV; translated from the coding sequence ATGAAAGATAACAAACATGCAGAATATTACGCGGCCTTAATCAACCGAAATGCAGATTATGAAGGTATATTTTATGTTGGTGTGAAAACAACCGCTGTATTTTGCCGTCCCACTTGTTCGGCGAGAAAGCCTAAATTTGACCATTGTGAATTTTTCAGTACTGCACAGGACGCTTTATTAGCTGGCTATCGCCCTTGTAAAAGATGTCAACCGCTATCTCATCCAAATCAAGTTTCGCCTCTCATTCAAACCCTAGTAAAAGCCGTTGAAGCGCATCCTGAAAAAAGATGGAAAGATAGTGATTTTCAACAACTATCCATTGATGCAACCACCGCGCGTCGTCAATTTAAAAAGAGATTTGGCATGACTTTTGTTGCTTATGCAAGAGCTCGCCGATTAGGAATAGCAATGAAGCAAATAAGGGATGGGGATTCGATTATCAATACTCAGGTTTCTATTGGTTATGAATCTGGCAGCGGTCTAAGAGATGCCTTTTCTCGCCTTATAGGTACTGCACCTTCAAAATCTGGCAATGCTTTCATTGTATACGCCTCGTGGCTCGACACAAAATTAGGTCCCATGCTCGCTATCAGTTCTGACTCGGCCTTATATCTCTTAGAGTTCGTCGATCGACGTGGTTTAGAGCGAGAAATTGAACATTTGAAGCGGAAAACAAAAGCCATTCTTTTGCCAGGGAAACCTTCCCCTATTCTTTCCATCGAAAAAGAATTAACGGATTATTTTAATGGCCATTTGAAAAATTTTAAAACAAAAGTCTTCCTTTCAGGCTCTGCTTTTCAACAAAAAGTCTGGAAAGAGCTAAGAAAAATACCTTATGGTGAGACTCGCTCATATTCTGATATTGCCAAATCCATCGGACAACCTTCTGCTTATAGAGCCGTTGCCCGTGCGAATGGAGCTAACCCATTAGCTATCATCATACCTTGTCATCGGGTTATCAATGAAAATGGTGAATTAGGTGGTTATGGTGGTGGTATTGTCCGGAAAGAATGGTTTATTCATTTAGAAAAATCGCGTGTATAA